In one Nitrososphaera viennensis EN76 genomic region, the following are encoded:
- a CDS encoding 30S ribosomal protein S27ae: MADKKAPAKGEVSVYKFYKVEGNKVTRNKRECLKCGKGVFMAEHKDRFTCGKCGYTEFARKEAPKKGKK; this comes from the coding sequence ATGGCAGACAAGAAAGCCCCGGCGAAGGGAGAGGTTTCAGTCTACAAGTTCTACAAGGTAGAGGGCAACAAGGTCACGAGGAACAAGCGCGAATGCCTAAAGTGCGGCAAGGGCGTGTTCATGGCCGAGCACAAGGACCGCTTTACGTGCGGCAAGTGCGGCTATACAGAGTTCGCACGCAAGGAAGCGCCCAAGAAGGGCAAAAAGTAG
- a CDS encoding YlbE family protein: MAEDIKVKIESANKDAIQKVLSSRPFLVDVRPAIEVLPDMKKRSIFHAGPPVDWKRMCGPMKGAVVATVIFEKWANSWDEAAKLVESGEVELSPNHDHDAVGPMAGVISPSMPVFVVRNEKHGNTNYGRIVENKVQFGAYDAQAIESLEFWSTVLAPAIRKALERIKRAGDKGIDLKSIMAKALYMGDELHNRPVAGTALFAVAIMPHMVETVEKEQLIKVIDYFAANEIFFLCLAMAACKATMNAASNIEHSTLVTAMARNGTDFGIKVSGLGNQWFTGPAGMIRGMYFPGFGDKDANPDMGDSAITETAGVGGFALADSPAILSLVGGTAEDALKYTKQMREITMASNDTFLVPIFDFQGTGTGIDIRKVVKTGILPVIDTAIAHREPGIGMIGAGLVNPPMEAFKGALREFARKYKL, translated from the coding sequence ATGGCAGAAGACATAAAGGTCAAAATCGAATCTGCAAACAAGGACGCAATACAAAAGGTTCTTTCCTCAAGACCCTTTCTTGTAGACGTCAGGCCCGCAATAGAAGTCCTGCCAGACATGAAAAAGAGGTCGATATTCCATGCAGGCCCGCCGGTGGACTGGAAGAGGATGTGCGGGCCCATGAAGGGGGCCGTGGTAGCCACCGTCATCTTTGAAAAGTGGGCCAACAGCTGGGACGAGGCTGCCAAACTGGTGGAGAGCGGAGAGGTCGAGCTTTCGCCCAACCACGACCACGACGCGGTGGGGCCCATGGCCGGCGTCATATCCCCCTCGATGCCGGTGTTTGTTGTCAGGAACGAAAAGCACGGCAACACCAACTACGGGAGGATAGTAGAGAACAAGGTTCAGTTCGGAGCCTACGACGCGCAGGCGATAGAATCGCTAGAGTTCTGGTCCACCGTCCTTGCGCCGGCAATACGCAAGGCGCTTGAAAGGATCAAGCGGGCAGGCGACAAGGGCATAGACCTGAAATCCATCATGGCCAAGGCCCTGTACATGGGCGACGAGCTGCACAACCGCCCGGTGGCAGGCACGGCACTCTTTGCAGTGGCCATAATGCCGCACATGGTGGAGACTGTGGAGAAGGAGCAGCTGATAAAGGTCATAGACTATTTTGCCGCAAACGAGATCTTCTTTTTGTGCCTGGCGATGGCCGCCTGCAAGGCCACCATGAACGCTGCTTCAAACATTGAACACAGCACCCTTGTAACGGCGATGGCCCGCAACGGCACCGACTTTGGGATAAAGGTGAGCGGCCTTGGAAACCAGTGGTTCACCGGGCCGGCCGGGATGATACGCGGCATGTACTTTCCGGGATTTGGCGACAAGGACGCCAACCCGGACATGGGAGACAGCGCGATAACAGAGACGGCAGGTGTCGGGGGCTTTGCGCTTGCCGACTCGCCGGCGATACTTTCGCTTGTCGGCGGGACCGCGGAGGACGCCCTAAAGTACACCAAGCAGATGCGCGAGATTACCATGGCATCAAACGACACCTTCCTCGTCCCCATATTTGACTTCCAGGGCACGGGCACGGGAATAGACATCCGAAAGGTCGTGAAAACGGGCATACTGCCGGTGATCGACACCGCAATAGCCCACAGGGAGCCGGGGATAGGCATGATAGGCGCCGGCCTTGTCAACCCGCCGATGGAGGCTTTCAAGGGTGCGCTTCGTGAATTCGCGCGCAAGTACAAGCTCTAG
- a CDS encoding BMP family ABC transporter substrate-binding protein has protein sequence MQQIQTVVIALGGNALLKRDDKGTFAEQFANVQAAAKGIADLLQKGYRVVLTHGNGPQVGATVLRHEAAKNTVPPFPLYACNAETQGMIGYMVVQGLQNELDARGIKKSVVSLVTRVVVNQADPAFKNPTKPVGPYFERHQYPNLLNIFEGYKQGARYVNPDIRVLAAYLGDWDSPLKGREVAMVQIGSGADVLLHTADTSGHGVIEAAKEKGIYAFGAVADQNRLAPDTVLTSFVLDIDKAFDQAVQMVLQDKFEGKVFKPGIEAEKGGPGDGIVYLAPFHSLDGKVSVKVKKKLEELTRRIISKEITVPEKYEATTDTIAGQVPSAPARKQLKIALVTDALFSDGGWGATAYSAGKLLESKYGYKLAYAENIAIPDIEATLRQYANDGYDLIIAHGFQWGDPAVKVGKDYPNTKFVVFTGLVSSQNVASIFPMQQEGTFLLGALAAMMSKTGIIGYVGGDQIDRFIADDVKFTFKYQGDSRYRRVVPSPKPVAILEHQAIRLLADAGFVVVACGGGGIPVIEVAGGWSGVDAVIDKDLAGEKMARQIGADKFVILTDVDGLYMDYKKPTQRLVKEVRVGQPGAVNISQLEEGSMGPKVGACLEFVRNGGREAVIASLDRLVDAVEGLSGTHFFP, from the coding sequence TTGCAACAAATCCAGACCGTTGTCATTGCACTCGGCGGAAACGCGCTGTTAAAGCGCGACGACAAGGGAACTTTTGCGGAGCAGTTTGCCAACGTCCAGGCGGCGGCAAAGGGAATAGCCGACCTTTTGCAGAAAGGGTACAGGGTGGTGCTCACCCACGGAAACGGCCCCCAGGTCGGGGCGACCGTGCTGAGGCACGAAGCGGCCAAGAACACGGTTCCCCCGTTCCCGCTTTACGCCTGCAATGCGGAAACGCAGGGGATGATAGGCTACATGGTCGTGCAGGGTCTCCAGAACGAGCTTGACGCAAGAGGCATCAAAAAATCAGTCGTTTCGCTGGTCACGAGGGTCGTGGTCAATCAGGCGGACCCTGCCTTCAAGAACCCGACCAAACCGGTCGGCCCATATTTCGAGAGGCATCAGTACCCGAACCTGCTCAACATTTTTGAGGGCTACAAGCAGGGAGCCAGGTACGTCAACCCGGACATCAGGGTGCTTGCGGCGTACCTCGGCGACTGGGACAGCCCCCTCAAGGGGAGGGAAGTTGCCATGGTGCAGATAGGCTCCGGGGCGGATGTTTTGCTTCACACCGCCGACACGTCGGGCCACGGCGTCATAGAGGCTGCCAAGGAAAAGGGGATTTACGCGTTTGGCGCAGTTGCAGACCAGAACCGGCTGGCGCCGGACACCGTGCTGACGTCATTCGTGCTTGACATAGACAAGGCGTTTGACCAGGCCGTGCAGATGGTCCTGCAGGACAAGTTTGAAGGCAAGGTGTTCAAGCCCGGCATAGAGGCCGAGAAAGGAGGTCCGGGCGACGGCATCGTGTACCTGGCGCCGTTCCACAGCCTAGACGGCAAGGTCTCTGTGAAGGTAAAAAAGAAGCTGGAAGAGCTGACCCGGCGCATAATAAGCAAAGAGATAACCGTCCCTGAAAAGTACGAGGCGACCACCGACACTATAGCAGGGCAGGTGCCTTCTGCGCCGGCTAGAAAGCAGCTAAAGATAGCGCTCGTCACGGACGCCCTTTTCAGCGACGGAGGGTGGGGGGCGACTGCGTACAGTGCAGGCAAACTGTTGGAGAGTAAGTACGGGTACAAGCTGGCTTATGCTGAAAACATTGCAATACCGGACATTGAAGCTACATTAAGGCAGTACGCGAATGACGGCTACGACCTGATAATCGCGCACGGGTTCCAGTGGGGAGACCCGGCAGTCAAGGTGGGCAAGGACTATCCAAACACCAAGTTCGTGGTGTTCACCGGACTTGTCAGCTCGCAGAACGTGGCCTCCATCTTCCCGATGCAGCAGGAAGGCACGTTCCTGCTGGGCGCGCTTGCCGCAATGATGAGCAAGACGGGCATCATCGGGTACGTGGGGGGAGACCAGATTGACAGGTTCATTGCCGACGACGTAAAATTCACCTTCAAGTACCAGGGGGACAGCAGGTACAGGAGGGTGGTGCCTTCCCCGAAACCCGTCGCAATACTGGAGCACCAGGCGATCCGCTTGCTGGCCGACGCGGGCTTTGTGGTGGTCGCCTGCGGCGGCGGTGGCATCCCCGTTATTGAAGTAGCAGGCGGCTGGAGTGGGGTTGACGCGGTCATAGACAAAGACCTTGCGGGCGAGAAGATGGCAAGGCAGATCGGGGCTGACAAGTTTGTCATCCTGACAGACGTGGACGGCCTGTACATGGACTACAAGAAACCCACGCAGAGGCTGGTCAAGGAAGTCAGGGTCGGCCAGCCGGGAGCGGTCAACATTTCGCAGCTGGAGGAAGGGAGCATGGGGCCCAAGGTCGGCGCCTGCCTAGAGTTTGTGAGAAATGGCGGGAGGGAGGCTGTCATTGCTAGCCTTGATAGGCTCGTTGACGCGGTTGAGGGGCTGTCGGGAACCCACTTTTTCCCGTAG
- the mqnC gene encoding cyclic dehypoxanthinyl futalosine synthase has protein sequence MQGRLLQEFLKKSDISDVLDSALAGKRPLGLDDCIRLVKSDDAYSMGLAANILRQRLFGDRITFVNNIILNYTNVCVTYCKFCAFYRPPGHEESYTVPKEEIVRRVATSREMFGITQVLIQGGHNPNLKIEYYEDAFRAMKEKCPEVGIHGLSPSEVDMIAKVERSSTKEVLSRLKAAGMDTFAGAGAEILEDSVKEQISPLKIKSGEWLRIMEEAHNAGLKSVATMMYGTVETEEDRARHILKIMKLQEKTGGFVCFIPWSFEPNNTEMQAQGLIKYPSGGLQLLKMIAISRIMFYGLIDHLQSSWLTNGIGMAQLALNHGADDFGGTLIGEEVVSATGARSTELTSDRIVAAIKQAGYRPAERDNLYRTVRNF, from the coding sequence TTGCAAGGCAGGCTGCTCCAGGAATTCTTGAAAAAGTCCGACATCAGCGACGTGCTGGACAGCGCGCTGGCCGGAAAAAGGCCGCTTGGCCTTGACGACTGCATACGGCTTGTGAAATCCGACGACGCCTACTCGATGGGCCTTGCCGCAAACATACTGCGCCAGAGGCTCTTTGGCGACAGGATAACTTTTGTAAATAACATCATACTCAACTACACCAACGTCTGCGTGACGTACTGCAAGTTCTGCGCGTTCTACAGGCCGCCGGGGCACGAAGAGTCGTACACGGTGCCCAAGGAGGAGATTGTAAGGCGCGTCGCCACTTCGAGAGAGATGTTTGGCATCACGCAGGTGCTCATACAGGGCGGGCACAACCCGAACCTGAAGATAGAATACTACGAGGACGCCTTCAGGGCGATGAAGGAAAAGTGCCCGGAGGTCGGCATCCACGGGCTTTCGCCCTCCGAGGTTGACATGATAGCCAAGGTGGAAAGGAGCAGCACAAAAGAAGTGCTTTCAAGGCTAAAGGCAGCAGGCATGGACACCTTTGCCGGGGCGGGCGCCGAGATTTTGGAGGACAGCGTCAAGGAGCAGATAAGCCCATTAAAGATCAAAAGCGGCGAGTGGCTCCGCATAATGGAGGAGGCGCACAACGCGGGATTAAAGTCGGTTGCTACCATGATGTACGGCACGGTCGAGACAGAAGAGGATCGGGCAAGGCACATACTGAAGATAATGAAGCTCCAGGAAAAGACGGGAGGCTTTGTCTGCTTTATCCCCTGGAGCTTTGAGCCAAACAACACAGAGATGCAGGCGCAGGGGCTGATAAAATACCCGTCCGGCGGCCTGCAGCTCTTGAAAATGATAGCGATTTCAAGGATAATGTTCTACGGCCTCATCGACCACCTGCAGTCGTCGTGGCTGACAAACGGAATAGGCATGGCACAGCTGGCGCTGAACCACGGCGCCGATGACTTCGGGGGAACGCTGATAGGAGAGGAAGTGGTGAGCGCAACTGGCGCGCGCTCGACGGAACTGACGTCGGACAGGATAGTAGCCGCGATAAAGCAGGCAGGATACAGGCCGGCCGAGCGGGACAACTTGTACAGGACAGTCAGGAACTTTTAA
- a CDS encoding GNAT family N-acetyltransferase yields MQEADRIMRLAFGTFIGLPDPMSFAGDADYVYTRYRADPSAALVAEVGGKIAGSNFALHWGSVGVFGPLTIHPDFWDKGVARRLLEETMDIFARWQVTHAGLFTFAQSSKHVHLYQKFGFWPRFLTAIMSKPVDKAPSAAKMARYSQLTGAEKEPAIEACKTLTGNIYDGLDLRKEIYSVDKQGLGDTILIYDDSGSLAGLAICHCGPGTEAGSGNCYVKFGASAPGQGSAERFERLLDACESFAGSQGLSRIVAGVNTGRHDAYRRMIARKFCTDIQGVAMHRPDEPGYDRKDVYLVDDWR; encoded by the coding sequence TTGCAGGAGGCGGACAGGATAATGAGGCTTGCCTTTGGCACATTTATTGGCCTGCCCGACCCGATGTCTTTTGCCGGCGACGCCGATTACGTCTATACCCGCTATCGCGCCGACCCGTCTGCCGCGCTTGTGGCAGAAGTTGGCGGCAAAATTGCAGGCTCGAACTTCGCGCTGCACTGGGGCAGCGTAGGCGTGTTTGGGCCGCTGACCATACATCCAGACTTTTGGGACAAGGGCGTGGCAAGGCGCCTCCTTGAAGAGACGATGGACATTTTTGCAAGATGGCAGGTAACCCACGCCGGCCTCTTTACGTTTGCCCAGAGCAGCAAGCACGTCCACCTGTACCAAAAGTTTGGCTTTTGGCCCCGCTTCCTGACGGCGATAATGTCAAAGCCCGTCGACAAGGCCCCAAGTGCAGCCAAGATGGCTCGCTACTCACAATTAACCGGAGCTGAAAAAGAGCCGGCCATTGAGGCGTGCAAAACTCTGACAGGTAATATCTACGACGGACTAGACTTGAGAAAGGAAATCTACTCTGTTGACAAGCAAGGGCTTGGAGACACAATCCTGATCTATGATGACAGTGGCTCTCTGGCAGGCCTTGCAATCTGCCATTGCGGGCCCGGGACAGAGGCCGGCAGCGGGAATTGCTACGTCAAGTTTGGTGCCTCCGCGCCCGGCCAGGGCTCTGCCGAACGCTTTGAGCGCCTGCTGGATGCTTGCGAGTCTTTTGCAGGCTCGCAGGGCTTGTCGCGCATCGTTGCCGGCGTCAACACGGGCCGTCATGACGCATACAGGAGAATGATTGCACGCAAGTTCTGCACCGACATACAAGGAGTTGCCATGCACAGGCCCGATGAACCAGGCTACGACAGAAAAGACGTCTATCTTGTAGACGATTGGCGGTAA
- a CDS encoding oxamate carbamoyltransferase subunit AllH family protein, producing MKVEPLPSVEPAVFQCSSIGSVHGTLAQSQGRIGRVINVFDTTINIRTDGDELLVLTLGKTKSPINVNVVGAGPAHSTGFAGLARQGSDAVRTKCAGRTMIQAGRVLVSIDRQDIFQNSLDEPAAEALRTFASASGRVSSALAGEAEKGRTGCLLRPDITTAGLLNAFSGRLLSGWCDTQDGMAEALAGLCGRGPGFTPAGDDFIAGYLAMFNWLCSALELGPPIIPGGEFLRLTTWTSFKLMEYSARDLLDEQAQSMLNSVAGGRADDYVRCIEVIGKRGHTSGIDFATGATFGLYTVADSVCGTRSLGDISGRLGITSSGPQLS from the coding sequence TTGAAAGTCGAACCCCTGCCAAGTGTAGAGCCGGCCGTTTTTCAATGCAGTTCCATTGGCAGCGTCCACGGCACGCTGGCGCAAAGCCAAGGCAGGATAGGCAGGGTGATAAACGTCTTTGACACCACTATCAACATCCGCACAGACGGTGACGAGCTTTTGGTTCTCACGCTGGGCAAGACGAAGTCGCCCATAAACGTGAATGTTGTCGGTGCCGGGCCGGCGCACAGTACGGGGTTTGCAGGCTTGGCAAGGCAGGGCAGCGACGCCGTGAGGACAAAGTGCGCCGGAAGGACAATGATCCAGGCCGGCAGGGTGCTAGTATCAATTGATAGGCAGGATATCTTTCAAAATTCGCTGGATGAACCGGCGGCAGAGGCGCTGCGCACATTTGCGAGTGCAAGCGGCAGGGTGTCGTCGGCGCTTGCAGGCGAGGCGGAAAAAGGGAGGACCGGCTGCCTGCTCAGGCCGGACATCACCACAGCGGGCCTGCTCAACGCGTTTTCTGGCCGGCTTTTGTCTGGCTGGTGCGACACGCAGGACGGCATGGCAGAGGCGCTTGCGGGATTGTGTGGGAGGGGGCCGGGGTTTACCCCTGCCGGCGACGACTTTATCGCAGGGTACCTTGCGATGTTCAACTGGCTTTGCAGCGCCCTGGAACTTGGACCCCCCATAATCCCCGGCGGCGAATTTTTGCGCCTGACCACCTGGACGAGCTTTAAACTGATGGAGTACAGCGCAAGAGACCTGCTTGACGAGCAGGCGCAGTCGATGCTCAATTCCGTGGCAGGAGGCAGGGCGGATGATTACGTCCGGTGCATCGAGGTCATTGGCAAGCGGGGCCACACCTCCGGCATCGATTTTGCCACCGGCGCCACGTTTGGCCTGTACACCGTCGCGGACAGCGTGTGCGGGACGAGAAGCCTCGGCGACATTTCAGGCCGCCTAGGCATAACCTCATCAGGCCCGCAATTATCATAA
- a CDS encoding DDE-type integrase/transposase/recombinase — MRKRTDPAIIRYALYLYFNSRSFRLAARSLSPIKRRSHVAVWKWVQKYSSLADRFRTDRRLVRAIFVDETLLQIDGHDYWLWIAYEPTIGTCLMMHLSRERTIFVCYQFFKQLQRRYGRRPIFTDGAQWYNDACRWLRLRHYVYGTELKNLMERFIQHIKDRTECFDDHFPCRKENCDRQHVWNWFKLFLLYLHMGADMIRFMTFLAKDGG; from the coding sequence ATGAGAAAGAGGACAGACCCAGCTATAATCAGATATGCACTGTACCTGTATTTTAATTCTAGGAGCTTTCGGCTGGCAGCCAGATCGCTATCACCAATAAAGAGAAGGAGCCACGTTGCTGTATGGAAATGGGTACAGAAATATTCCAGCCTTGCAGACAGGTTCCGGACAGACAGACGCCTTGTCAGGGCAATATTTGTTGACGAAACACTATTGCAGATAGATGGGCATGACTATTGGCTATGGATAGCGTACGAACCAACTATTGGCACATGCTTGATGATGCATCTGTCTCGTGAGAGGACCATTTTCGTATGTTACCAGTTCTTCAAGCAGTTGCAAAGGAGGTATGGAAGGAGGCCGATATTCACAGACGGTGCTCAGTGGTACAATGATGCTTGCAGGTGGCTCAGATTACGCCATTATGTGTACGGTACAGAATTGAAGAATTTGATGGAGCGGTTTATACAGCATATCAAGGACAGGACGGAGTGTTTTGACGACCACTTTCCATGCAGGAAGGAGAATTGTGACAGACAGCATGTCTGGAACTGGTTCAAATTATTTTTACTGTACCTGCATATGGGCGCAGACATGATACGGTTTATGACATTCCTGGCCAAGGATGGTGGCTAA
- a CDS encoding 30S ribosomal protein S24e, producing MSQEAVIMIEDRKNSLLSRREVKALFRGAAGKLKKTEAAEQIASQLGVDKKKVIPINLVCETGMTDVHAVFYVYENEEAAKKQLPRYRLLRTMPKADRKKLLDEEKAAKLKAKQAAAADVKGGAKK from the coding sequence TTGTCGCAGGAAGCAGTAATAATGATCGAGGACCGCAAGAACTCGCTTTTGAGCAGGCGCGAGGTAAAGGCGCTGTTCAGGGGAGCCGCCGGCAAGCTGAAAAAGACTGAGGCGGCCGAGCAGATAGCGAGCCAGCTTGGGGTCGACAAAAAGAAAGTTATCCCAATAAACCTTGTATGCGAGACAGGAATGACCGACGTGCACGCAGTTTTCTACGTCTATGAGAACGAGGAGGCGGCAAAGAAGCAGCTGCCCAGATATCGTCTGCTCCGCACCATGCCAAAAGCTGACAGGAAAAAGCTGCTCGACGAGGAAAAGGCGGCAAAGCTGAAGGCCAAGCAGGCGGCGGCCGCTGACGTCAAGGGAGGCGCCAAGAAGTAG
- a CDS encoding menaquinone biosynthesis decarboxylase: MPFESLGEYVDALERAGELKRVKAKVSADLEIAEVMRRLMYKGDQPAVLFENVEGSDMQVLGNAFGTMKRLQLALESEDFVDIGQRIVDLTRMKMPSGMLNKLKMLPKLSEIGEYGPKYEDKGPVTEVIEGDKASFNSLPVLKSFAGDAGRFITFGMTVTKHPETEIRNLGVYRVQIVDDKHAIMHWQTHKRGAQHYRMLKEQNKKIQAAIVIGADPATVFSAVAPVPEGMDKYLFSGITRKKGVKLVKCRTVDLEVPANAEIVLEGYVDPNDMRMEGPFGDHTGYYTPAEPFPTFTLTGIMRRRNPIYLTTVVGKPVLEDAYIGKVIERSFLPLIQMFHPEVVDFSMPGAGWFQGLAVISIKKTYPGQAKKVMMGLWGMGQLALTKMFVVVDSDVDVHDANDVIWAVTTRADAARDTVIISNTPTDTLDPASPLVNLGSKMGIDATQKTREEGYMREIQQLAVVDDETKALVDRRWHEYFGS, encoded by the coding sequence ATGCCGTTTGAAAGCCTCGGCGAGTACGTTGATGCCCTGGAAAGGGCGGGCGAGCTGAAACGCGTAAAGGCAAAGGTTAGCGCAGACCTCGAAATAGCAGAGGTGATGCGCCGGCTCATGTACAAGGGCGACCAGCCGGCGGTGCTCTTTGAGAACGTGGAAGGGTCCGACATGCAGGTCCTCGGAAACGCCTTTGGCACCATGAAGCGCCTGCAGCTGGCGCTTGAATCGGAGGACTTTGTGGACATTGGCCAGCGCATCGTCGACCTGACAAGGATGAAGATGCCGTCAGGCATGCTCAACAAACTAAAGATGCTGCCCAAGCTGTCAGAGATTGGCGAGTACGGTCCGAAATACGAGGACAAAGGTCCTGTCACGGAGGTCATTGAAGGCGATAAAGCGTCCTTCAACTCGCTTCCGGTACTAAAGTCGTTTGCCGGCGACGCAGGCAGGTTCATCACCTTTGGCATGACGGTAACAAAGCACCCTGAGACAGAGATCCGCAACCTCGGGGTCTACCGCGTACAGATTGTCGATGACAAGCACGCGATAATGCACTGGCAGACCCACAAGCGCGGCGCGCAGCATTACAGGATGCTAAAGGAGCAGAACAAAAAGATACAGGCCGCGATTGTTATCGGTGCAGACCCTGCGACCGTGTTTTCCGCAGTCGCGCCGGTGCCAGAAGGCATGGACAAGTATCTGTTTTCCGGCATCACCAGAAAGAAAGGGGTGAAACTTGTCAAGTGCAGGACGGTTGACCTCGAAGTGCCTGCAAACGCCGAGATCGTGCTAGAAGGGTACGTCGATCCAAACGACATGCGCATGGAAGGGCCCTTTGGCGACCACACGGGCTATTACACGCCTGCAGAGCCCTTTCCCACTTTTACATTGACGGGAATCATGAGGCGCAGAAACCCGATATACCTGACGACAGTGGTGGGCAAGCCGGTGCTGGAAGACGCCTACATCGGCAAGGTGATCGAGCGGTCGTTTCTGCCTCTGATACAGATGTTCCACCCGGAGGTGGTTGACTTTTCCATGCCGGGCGCCGGCTGGTTCCAGGGCCTTGCCGTGATATCGATAAAGAAGACGTACCCCGGCCAGGCCAAGAAGGTGATGATGGGCCTGTGGGGCATGGGCCAGCTTGCGCTGACCAAGATGTTCGTGGTAGTCGACAGCGACGTGGACGTGCACGATGCAAACGACGTGATATGGGCGGTGACCACGCGCGCAGATGCCGCGCGCGACACGGTCATCATCAGCAACACGCCAACCGACACGCTCGACCCTGCGTCGCCGCTTGTCAACCTTGGCTCAAAGATGGGAATCGACGCGACGCAAAAGACGAGGGAGGAAGGCTACATGCGCGAGATACAGCAGTTGGCAGTTGTAGATGACGAGACAAAGGCGCTTGTCGACAGGCGATGGCACGAGTACTTTGGCTCATAA
- a CDS encoding radical SAM protein, giving the protein MQSIADAFGKVGGTPALEKALAGEEELSYEDGVQLMNEENLFLLGAAADRLRRDLCGNTVTFVASYYLNYTNVCAASCPLCAFYRKGNEEDAYTLSTEQVVARAKIAIEQMGATELHIVGGFHPKLGLEYYENMMRAIKSEHPKVTIKALTPAEVFFIARLTRNSVKEVLLRLKAAGLDALPGGGAEIFHPDTRKKIVIGKCSGEEWLDTARQAHELGIRSNCTMLFGHIEKPEHIVDHVIKIRELHKKTGGFTTFIPLKFSLENTELEQKEMIKSESSSPYDLRVIAVSRLLLGNTLKNISVYWVALGKKISQVALSYGGNDMVGTAFSEEIFKAAGKASGTSLQELASMVREIKREPAQRDTFFNIIQRF; this is encoded by the coding sequence TTGCAGTCAATAGCTGACGCCTTTGGCAAGGTCGGCGGGACGCCGGCGCTTGAAAAGGCGCTTGCCGGAGAGGAGGAGCTGTCCTACGAGGACGGCGTTCAATTGATGAACGAGGAAAACCTCTTTCTGCTCGGCGCGGCTGCAGACAGACTGCGCCGCGACCTGTGCGGCAACACTGTGACCTTTGTCGCTTCTTATTATCTCAACTACACGAACGTGTGCGCCGCCAGCTGTCCATTGTGCGCATTCTATCGCAAGGGCAACGAGGAGGACGCCTACACGCTTTCTACCGAGCAGGTTGTCGCAAGGGCCAAGATAGCTATAGAGCAGATGGGAGCAACCGAACTCCACATCGTCGGCGGCTTTCACCCCAAGCTGGGGCTTGAATATTACGAAAACATGATGCGCGCCATAAAGTCCGAGCATCCAAAGGTGACTATAAAGGCGCTCACCCCAGCCGAGGTGTTCTTTATCGCGCGCCTGACACGCAACTCTGTAAAAGAAGTACTCTTGCGATTAAAGGCTGCCGGCCTTGACGCGCTCCCGGGAGGCGGGGCGGAGATATTCCATCCTGACACCCGCAAGAAAATAGTGATAGGCAAGTGCTCCGGCGAAGAGTGGCTCGACACTGCAAGGCAGGCGCACGAGCTTGGCATCCGCAGCAACTGCACGATGCTCTTTGGCCACATTGAAAAACCAGAGCACATTGTTGACCACGTCATCAAGATACGCGAGCTGCACAAAAAGACCGGCGGCTTTACGACGTTTATCCCGCTCAAGTTCAGCCTTGAAAACACGGAACTTGAGCAAAAGGAGATGATAAAATCCGAGAGCTCGTCGCCTTACGACCTGCGCGTGATAGCAGTGTCAAGGCTCTTGCTTGGAAACACGCTAAAGAACATCTCGGTGTACTGGGTGGCGCTTGGCAAAAAGATATCGCAGGTCGCGCTTTCGTACGGCGGAAACGACATGGTGGGAACGGCCTTTTCAGAGGAGATATTCAAGGCGGCAGGAAAGGCAAGCGGGACGTCCTTGCAAGAGCTTGCAAGCATGGTGCGCGAGATAAAGCGCGAGCCGGCGCAGCGTGACACCTTCTTTAACATCATTCAGAGGTTCTAG